The genome window ATGTCCGGGCGTTCAGGCAGCATCGCCAGTGCCTCGGCACAGCGTTCCGTACCATTGCGGCAGGCGCTGGAGGTCATCAGGACCTGCCCGCCAAAGGCGCGCACAGCATCGGCGATCCGGTCGTCATCGGTGGCCACCCAGACCGCCTCGGCAGGGGCGGCGGCGCAGCCAGCCTCCCAAGCGCGCTGAACCAGGGATTTCGAAACGCCATCGGACCCGCGCAGTTCCACCAGCGGCTTGCCGGGGAAACGGCTGGACTCAAAGCGCGCCGGGATGATCACCGCGCGGGTCATCCGCCGATCCCCAGCCGCAGGCAGTCGTGAATATGCACCAGGCCCAGCAGATGCCCGGCGTCGTCTGCCACCAGAACCGAGGTAATCTTGCGGTCCGTCATCAGCACCATCACGTCATCGGCGGTGGTCGTCGGCGGGATCGTAATCGGGTTTTTCGAAGCGACGCCGTCCGCGCGATTGTCCCACAGGTTGTCGATCCGCCGCCGCATGTCGCCATCGGTGATGATCCCCAGAATGCGGTCATCGGCATCCGTCAGGATTGCAACGCTCAGCGATTTTTGTGAGATTTCGACCACGACTTCGGCCATTGGCGCATCGGGCGCAACACGCGGCAGGGCCGGACCTTTGTGCATGAAATCAGACACCTGCGTCAGCCGCGCGCCCAGTTTTCCACCGGGATGATAGCGGCGGAAATCTTCCGGGTGGGTGTTCAGCAACTGCGTCAGCCCGACAGCCAGCGCATCGCCGATCGCCATCGCCACAGTGGTCGAGGTTGTGGGGGCCAGGCCGATCAGGCAAACCTCTTTCACCGGGCCATAGGCAATCGCAACCTCTGCCGCGCGGCCCAGGGTGCTGTTGGCGTCCGCCGTCAGCGCGATCATCGGCAGATCGTGTTGGCGGCAGAAATGGATCATGTCCGAAAGCTCTCCGGTTTCGCCGGAATTCGACAGCAGCAGGACGGCAGAGTCGGGGCGGATGATGCCCATGTCGCCGTGGCTCGCCTCGCCCGCGTGGACATAGACGGCCGGACGCCCGATCGAGGAAAAGGTCGAGGCGATCTTGCGCGCCACATGTCCGGATTTCCCGACACCGGCGACAACAATTGGCCCCGTCACCCGTTGCATGACCGCAAGTGCGGCGGCCAGATCATCGGCAACCCGGTCGGCGACATCGCGCAGGGTGTCCGCCTCGGACAGCATCGCGGTTCGGCACAGGGTGGCCAGATCTTCGTCGGATTGAATTTTCGGGGCCAGCGCCATCGGTCACTCCGCAGGGTGTTGCGCGCGGATGTAGACGTTGCGGGGGCGCGGGGCAACCGCCGGGTTACCCCCCGGCGGCAGCTTTTGCACGTAATCGCGCGAGGTTTAGCTGACGCGCACCATTTTCAGGCCCAGCTTGTCATAGTCGATGCCGTAGAACCCGTTCGCGCCGGTTTCGACCGCGTCGGGGTGGCTGCGCAGAACCTCTTGCGCCATCACGCCTTGCCAAACCTCGGACTGGCCATGGTAACGCCATGTGTAAAGGTTCAGCCCGTTGGTGGCCGTGCCGACCGGCGTGATGTCGGTTTTCAGGCGCGCATCGCTGACCTTTTTCTTCGACGGACCACCCTGGGTGATGGTCGACAGGCTGTCGCGGCGCAGGATGGCCGGTTTTTCATAGGGTTTTTTCATGGGGTACTGCTCCTGTTATGCACCAGTTATTGCGGGCCATTGTCGGGCCCGGTTTGCAAGCTTTCGGGTGCGCCGTTGCCTTGCTATCTGTCACCCGAGCTTTTGGTTTGGGTAATGGCCGACAGGCTGTCGCGGCGAGCTACTGCGGGTTTTGCATAAGGCTTTTTCACGGGTGCGTCCTTTGTCAGTTTGCCAAAAGGTTAACGCCGCGGCAGAAAATGTCGAGGGTTTCCTTAACGCTTCATGGATTTGGCAATATTCCGGCGGGTTTTGCGCCCTTTGGTGGTGTTTTGGCGGCTGTTGCGCCGCTAAAGCGTTTCGACATTAACCTGAGACATATCCGGCGGCCTTAAAGTAGTTCCAGCATTCTACTGGGTCGTAGAGATCGCAGATTGCTCCGATTGCTTCGAAGACCTGGGTAAAGGACCTGACCCCGATCCGTCGCAAATGGGCTTTCAGTTTAGAGAAGGCCTGCTCGATGGGATTCAGGTCGGGCGAGTACGGTGGCAGGTAAAGGAACCAGCAGCCGTGATTGCGTAAAGCCTGCGTCGCCTCCTTATTCCGGTGGGTTGCCAGGTTGTCGAGAATGACGACAGTGCCGGGGTTGATCTCGGGGACCAGCACTTCGCGGATGTAGGCCGCGAAGGCGGGGCCATCTATCGCTCCCTTGATGACCCAAGGTGCGATCAGCGCGCCTTGGGTCAGGCCCGCGATCAAGGTTTGGGTTCCCCAGCTTCCGAAGAGCGCATCCATCGTCAGGCGCTTACCGCGCTTGGCTCTGCCGCGTAGGCGCGTGAGGTTTGTCTTCACTGCGGTTTCGTCAATAAAGACAACGCGCTCAGGAAAGGTCGCAATGGCTGGCGAGCGGTATCTGAACCAGTCGGCCCGTTGCTGCCTTACCTTGGCGCGGCGGCGCTCGGTTGCGACCAGCGACTTTTTTGTACGTGAAGCCGAGCCGGGACAGAAGGTTGGCGATGGAGGAGTGATGCACCCGCACACCCTCTGCATCGGCCAGCGCATTACGCAACTCAAAGAGCGTGATGTCAGGGTCTTGTGCGATCAACTCCTCAAAGAATTCCCGATGCGGAGCCAGCTTTCCCTTGCCGCGCGGCGGTCCCTGCCGGGCAGGTTCCGCATGACCCTTCATCCTCACCTGACGCGCCCACCACGCGCCTGTGGCAGGCGACAGCTTCAACCGCAACGCCGCCGCGCGCCCGCTCAACCCTTCTTCAATGTATCTCTGAAACCGTATCCGAAGCGCAGATGGCAAAGGTGCTGACATGATCCATCCTCCCAAACAGGATGAATCACAGATCAGGTCTCAAGGGAATCCCTCGCGATTCAGGTTCAAGCCGAAACGCTTTAGGGTGGGTGCAAACAGGGGGGCATCATGTCTGCGGCAATACCGGCGCTGTATCTGAGTGAGCAGGATCTGGCAGGTCTGGGGATCAGCCCTGGCGATGTGGCCGACTGTATCGAGGGTGCGCTTGGTGATCAGGCCGCGGGGCGGTTGTGGACAGTGCCAAAGTCGGCGTTGATGCCCGGTGACGGGCGCTATTTGATGACCACATTGTCGGTGGGCGACGGGCCGGGGCTGACGGTTGTGAAGGTTGCCATGGTCAGCCCGCGCAACCCGGCGCGCGGGCTGCCGGGGATCGAATCGTCGATATTGCTGCTGGATGCGGAAACCGGCGAGATGCGGGCGACGATGGGTGGCAAATGGATCACCCAGGTACGCACCGCGGGCCTCTGCGCGGTGATGGCGCGGCGTCTGGCCAATCCTGACGCGCACGAGATTGCATTCATCGGCTGCGGCGCACAGGCGCGCAGCCATCTCGAGGCGTTCGGAGCGATGTTCCCGCTGGCCCGCGCGCGGCTGGTCGGGCGGGGGCAGGCGAATATTGACCGGCTGGTCGCGGCCTGCACGGCGCGGGGTCTCGACGCAGAGGTCTGTACCCCGCGTGAGGCGATAGAGGGCGCGGACCTTGTGGTGACGTCGATCACGCTGGACCACGGGGTGGCGCCGTTTCTGGATGCGCGCTGGCTGAAACCGGGCGGCTTTGCGGCGATCACTGACCTGGGCATCCCATGGGTGGATGCAGGCATGACAGCGCTGGATGCGGCCTTTGTGGATGACCGCGCGCAAGAGGCGGAGAGCGGCACGCCGATGATTGATCCCGCGCTGATTTGCGGCGACCTGGCGGAGGTCGTGACCGGGGCGGTTCCAGCGGCCTTTGATCCCGGCAAACGGCAGGCGTTTTTGTTCCGCGGCGTGGCAATCGGCGATTTCGCGGTGGCGGCCCTTGCCTATGACCGGGCGGTTGGGGCCGGTGTGGGGCAGCGGCTGGGCTAGGGCATCGTCCATTTTGATCTGCACTGATGCCTGAAATCAAACGCCCGCCGTTAGCAGGGCGCGCGCCGGACCGGCGGGCATGCGCAGCAACGGGGATAGGCATGATTTATTGCGCCGTGTTAGCCGTCAACTATCCCGGATGTGCCCACCTTGAACCGAGGCCAGACTGGTGGGGCCGGTCCGGCGTGCGCGCCTCGCGCCTGCGGCGCGCACCGGGCGCAGGTGATTCCGGTGGCGATTAAGGTATTTGGAATGGCGTTTTCAGACCGCGCCGGTGGTGCCTTTGGTGGATTTCGCGGGGTGGCGCGTGCACTTGGTGTCATCTTGCACTCCGCCGTTATCACAGACCGGCAGAAAACTCCGCTACCATGCTTTCGACGACGGATCGAAGGGCTTCCTCCTCGGTCGCGCCTGCGTCGCGGGCGGCTTTGAATACGGCACGCTGGCGGTCTGAACTGGCCCCGACTGAAACGATCTTGCGCAGATGCGCAATTTCCGGGGCGCTGACCAATGCGCTTGCATCCTCGGACGTGAGGTCGATCAATTCCTCGACCGCTTCGGCAATTGGCATCAGGGCGCGGCGACCCAGATCCAGCAGCGTCCCGCCCGTGCCATAGCGTTGCGCCCGCCAACGGTTTTCGCCCACCAGAAAGCGGTCATAAATCCGCCAGCGCTGGTTGCGTGTCTTCAGTCGCCACAGCATCCGCATCAGTGCCTGAATTGCCGCCGCCAATGCCAGCGTATCTTCCATCCGGGGCATGACATCGCAAATCCGCGCTTCAAGCGTCGGGAAGCGCGATGAAGGCCGCAAATCCCACCAGATCTTCGAGGCATCCTCGATTATGCCAGTGTCGATCAGCACATCGACTGAGCGCTGATATTCACTCCAGTCCGTGAATTTCGGGGGCAGGCCGGATCGCGGCATGTTGTCAAACACGCAGAGGCGGTAACTGGCCAGCCCGGTGTCCACGCCTTCCCAGAACGGAGAAGATCCCGACAGTGCCAGCAGATGGGGCAGGAAATAGGCGAACTGGTTCATCAGGTCGATGCGCAGATCGTCGTCGCCGATGCCAACGTGGACGTGGCAGCCGCAGGTCACCATCCGGCGGGCCACATGGCCCATGGCGTCGGCCAGATCGGTGTAGCGATCACCGTCGCTTTGGCCGATCTGCTTCCAGTCGGCGAAGGGATGGCAGGACGTCGCAATCGGCGTCAGCCCGTGGCCATTGGCAATGTCGCGAATGCAGCTGCGCAATTCGATCAGTTCGGCGCGTGCATCGCCGATTGTCGGGCAGATGCCGGTTCCAACCTCGATCTGGCAGGTCTTGAACTCGGGGCTGACCCGTCCGCCCAGCTTGGCCTTGCAGGCATCCAGCATGCCGGGCGGAACATTGGCGGGTTCATAGGTCTTCAGATCGACGAGGATGTATTCCTCTTCAATCCCAAGCGTGAAGGCAGGGTCGTCCATGCAGGATCCAGTCGTCTGGCGGGCGTTGCCCCCCACCAGACAGGATTGCAGGGCGGTCTGTCAAACCGGGCGTGTCAGCCGGCCTTGATCAGGCCCTTCATGTTGGGATGCACCTGGCAGAAGAACGGATGGTCGCCTGCGGTTGAAATCACGACTTCTTCCGACTGGCCCTTGCTCAGGCGGGCGGTGCTCCAGCTTTTGTCTTCGGCGGTGCCGGTGTGGGGGGCGCCGTCATTGTTTGTGAAAACAACGGTATCGCCGACGGCGACACTCAACTCGGCCGGATTGAATTTGAAGCCTTCGATGGAAATCTGATGCGTGGCGGCCAGTGCGGCGCCGGGAATGGAGGCGGCAATCGGTGCGGCGGCAAGACCAGAAATGGCGGTACGGCGGGTAATTTTGGTCACAACTTGAACTCCTTGACTGTGATGGTGTCACGTTGACGTGACCCTGCGGAAAGCGCAACTGAACCTATGGTGTGGTTTGTTACAATGCGTCAGTTGGCCCAGATGACCCCCTTCATGGCCGGATGCGGGCGGCAGTAATAGGAATGATCCCCGGCCGAGGATATGACGATCTTGGCCGACTTGCCCCGGCCAAGCTGTGCGGTATCCCAGCGCTTGATAATGGCTGTCGCGGTGTGCGGAGTGGAATCCATATTGGTAAAGACCACCCGGTCGCCGACCGAGACATGCAGTTCGGCGGGGTGATACTTGAACCCTTTTATAATCACGCGATGCGTCGCCGCCTGTGCGGGGGCGGCGATCAGCGTGGCCAATGGTGCAGCAGTCATGCCGGCGAGGGCGGTGCGGCGGGTGATTTTTGACACGATCTGGTCTCCTCATTCGTGGTTAGTCTTGGTGCGCCGATCTGGGCGCAAACTGGTCGAAAGGCTCAACCAGTTGAAGCCGCGGGGGCAAAACTGACGATTGCGGCACCTGCGATGGCCATGACGATGCCCAGCAGTTTGAGCATTGTGATGGGCTGAACCGGCACGCCCAGCAAGCCGAACTGATTGATCAGCGCACCAAACAGGATCTGCCCGGCAACCAGAAGGACGAAGAACGCGCCGGTTCCGATCTGCGGCACTAGATAAGACGATCCGACAATCATTACCGCACTCGCCACCCCCGACAGGAACAGCCACATCGGCAGCGACGGAATGCGCCCGAACGCCTCGGCCCCTTGCCCGGATGCCAGGGCGATCACCAGCGACGCGATCAGGGCGACCGCAAAGAACGGCACATTGCCCATCGTGGGTGACCCCAGCAGTTGCGACATACGGCTGATCATCGGCAGATAAAGAGA of Paracoccaceae bacterium contains these proteins:
- a CDS encoding KpsF/GutQ family sugar-phosphate isomerase gives rise to the protein MALAPKIQSDEDLATLCRTAMLSEADTLRDVADRVADDLAAALAVMQRVTGPIVVAGVGKSGHVARKIASTFSSIGRPAVYVHAGEASHGDMGIIRPDSAVLLLSNSGETGELSDMIHFCRQHDLPMIALTADANSTLGRAAEVAIAYGPVKEVCLIGLAPTTSTTVAMAIGDALAVGLTQLLNTHPEDFRRYHPGGKLGARLTQVSDFMHKGPALPRVAPDAPMAEVVVEISQKSLSVAILTDADDRILGIITDGDMRRRIDNLWDNRADGVASKNPITIPPTTTADDVMVLMTDRKITSVLVADDAGHLLGLVHIHDCLRLGIGG
- a CDS encoding ornithine cyclodeaminase family protein codes for the protein MSAAIPALYLSEQDLAGLGISPGDVADCIEGALGDQAAGRLWTVPKSALMPGDGRYLMTTLSVGDGPGLTVVKVAMVSPRNPARGLPGIESSILLLDAETGEMRATMGGKWITQVRTAGLCAVMARRLANPDAHEIAFIGCGAQARSHLEAFGAMFPLARARLVGRGQANIDRLVAACTARGLDAEVCTPREAIEGADLVVTSITLDHGVAPFLDARWLKPGGFAAITDLGIPWVDAGMTALDAAFVDDRAQEAESGTPMIDPALICGDLAEVVTGAVPAAFDPGKRQAFLFRGVAIGDFAVAALAYDRAVGAGVGQRLG
- a CDS encoding carboxylate-amine ligase; this translates as MDDPAFTLGIEEEYILVDLKTYEPANVPPGMLDACKAKLGGRVSPEFKTCQIEVGTGICPTIGDARAELIELRSCIRDIANGHGLTPIATSCHPFADWKQIGQSDGDRYTDLADAMGHVARRMVTCGCHVHVGIGDDDLRIDLMNQFAYFLPHLLALSGSSPFWEGVDTGLASYRLCVFDNMPRSGLPPKFTDWSEYQRSVDVLIDTGIIEDASKIWWDLRPSSRFPTLEARICDVMPRMEDTLALAAAIQALMRMLWRLKTRNQRWRIYDRFLVGENRWRAQRYGTGGTLLDLGRRALMPIAEAVEELIDLTSEDASALVSAPEIAHLRKIVSVGASSDRQRAVFKAARDAGATEEEALRSVVESMVAEFSAGL
- a CDS encoding copper-binding protein; this translates as MSGLAAAPIAASIPGAALAATHQISIEGFKFNPAELSVAVGDTVVFTNNDGAPHTGTAEDKSWSTARLSKGQSEEVVISTAGDHPFFCQVHPNMKGLIKAG
- a CDS encoding copper-binding protein, whose product is MTAAPLATLIAAPAQAATHRVIIKGFKYHPAELHVSVGDRVVFTNMDSTPHTATAIIKRWDTAQLGRGKSAKIVISSAGDHSYYCRPHPAMKGVIWAN